In the genome of Candidatus Methylomirabilota bacterium, the window GGGTCCCGCTCGTGCGGGGCGGGCGCTCGACGAAGGGGAACGTGGTGGCGGCCTGCAAGGCGTGCAACACGGCCAAGAAGTACCTGCTCCCGATGGAGTGGGAGGAGTACCTCGCCCGCCTGGCGGAGGGCTCGGATGAGCCCGCGGCCTCGCCGCCCGAAAAACATTGGACAAGGGAGCCGGGCCGATCGTAGGATGTGGGACAAATCGGCCGGGGTGACACAGCCCCGCGACGTTCCGATCCCGGCGGTGGGGCCGGGCGGAGCGGGCCGAGCCCCGGGCCGGCAGTCGGCGGCCGGTTCTGGGTGGCGGGATCATGGGCCCGCGTGGTGCGTGCGCCGAGAAAGGAGGTGGTCCAGCCGTGAGTACAACCCCGGTGATCTGTGAGGTGGTGACCTCCTAGGTCGCGCGCACCCGGTTCGATCCGAGGGTGGCCCGCCTGGGGGGA includes:
- a CDS encoding HNH endonuclease signature motif containing protein, coding for MGFVSPVTAAEIAREKEKARRLRASPWWKRRLARGRCEYCREAARAGELTMDHRVPLVRGGRSTKGNVVAACKACNTAKKYLLPMEWEEYLARLAEGSDEPAASPPEKHWTREPGRS